Genomic window (Pyrus communis chromosome 13, drPyrComm1.1, whole genome shotgun sequence):
CAGTTTCCAACAGTCTACAATCTTTCAGAGTATCTGTTCTTACCATCTTTACCTTCGGTCTGAGACATCTGAAGGAACTCTTCAAACTGAGCTTCTAGACCGGAGAACTCATCACCAACATCGAGATCAAAGGTCTCTGGAAGCAAATCGGCGACATTGTCAACTTCATTGTGGGTATCATCATAGAAGCCATCGTCACCCTGCTGACTGAGCCAGTAGTCGTGGTACCATGTGGAGGTTGTGACCAGTTGCCACCATTCAGGGGAGAAATCCTCCACCTGCCGGAGAGCCGCAGGGATAAAGAGAGGGGCGTTGGGATTCAATCTTGATCCTCTGGAAACCAGTGCCATCTTTGGCTAAGCG
Coding sequences:
- the LOC137712601 gene encoding protein EARLY RESPONSIVE TO DEHYDRATION 15-like isoform X3, which codes for MALVSRGSRLNPNAPLFIPAALRQVEDFSPEWWQLVTTSTWYHDYWLSQQGDDGFYDDTHNEVDNVADLLPETFDLDVGDEFSGLEAQFEEFLQMSQTEAGLEKGSAVLKNLKSLEDRRPKSLVEPRRYAEKPAKHVSPKCSPRFIQQPR
- the LOC137712601 gene encoding protein EARLY RESPONSIVE TO DEHYDRATION 15-like isoform X4; the encoded protein is MALVSRGSRLNPNAPLFIPAALRQVEDFSPEWWQLVTTSTWYHDYWLSQQGDDGFYDDTHNEVDNVADLLPETFDLDVGDEFSGLEAQFEEFLQMSQTEGLEKGSAVLKNLKSLEDRRPKSLVEPRRYAEKPAKHVSPKCSPRFIQQPR
- the LOC137712601 gene encoding protein EARLY RESPONSIVE TO DEHYDRATION 15-like isoform X1, with product MALVSRGSRLNPNAPLFIPAALRQVEDFSPEWWQLVTTSTWYHDYWLSQQGDDGFYDDTHNEVDNVADLLPETFDLDVGDEFSGLEAQFEEFLQMSQTEGKDAGLEKGSAVLKNLKSLEDRRPKSLVEPRRYAEKPAKHVSPKCSPRFIQQPR
- the LOC137712601 gene encoding protein EARLY RESPONSIVE TO DEHYDRATION 15-like isoform X2 — its product is MALVSRGSRLNPNAPLFIPAALRQVEDFSPEWWQLVTTSTWYHDYWLSQQGDDGFYDDTHNEVDNVADLLPETFDLDVGDEFSGLEAQFEEFLQMSQTEGKDGLEKGSAVLKNLKSLEDRRPKSLVEPRRYAEKPAKHVSPKCSPRFIQQPR